ATCCGAGTACACTGCTCTTGATGAACAACATACATGGGATCTTGAACCTCTTCCACCCAACAAATGAGCTCTTAACTGTCAATGGATCTACTCGTGGAAGTACCATGCCGATGGAACGGTTGAACGTCCCAAAGCAAGGTTGGTTGTATGCGGCAATAAACAAAAGGAGGGGATTGATTATACATATACTTTTTCACCGGTTGCAAAGATGACTACAGTCCATGTGTTTCTTGATCACGCAGCGAAACGTAATTATGAGGTGCATCAGATAGATGTGCACAATGCTTTTCTTCACGGTGATCTCCATGAGAAAGTATACATGAAGATTCCACAGGGGTTCTCTTCGCCTAATGAAACTCGGGTCTGTCGTCTTCGGAAATCACTTTACGGCTTGAAACAAGCTCCTCGTTGTTGGTTTGTGAAGCTTACACAGGCGCTTCTTGGTTATGGATTTACTCAATCTCGGGCAGACTACTCTTCCCTTGTGTACTCTAAACGTGGAGTGTATATTCGGCTGTTAGCATACGTGgatgatttaattatttctgGGAGTACGCCTGGGGCCATTCGGTTACTTAAGGATTACTTATCGACATGCTTTAGCATGAAAGATCCAGgagttcttaaatattttttagggATAGAAGTGGCTCGTAGCCCAACTGGTTTCTACTTGTGTCAAAGAAAGTATGCCACCGACATTGTGACCAAGACTGGTCTTCTTGGTTGCAAACCAGGTGGATCACCAATGGACCAAAATCATCAACAGAGTCTTGCGAAGAGTCCGTTCATGTCTGATCCAGAGAAATATAGACGTCTGGTTGGTAGGCTTTTTTATCTTTTAGCCACTCGCCCAGACCTTACATATGCCGTACACATCTTGTCTAGGTTTATGAAGGCTCCGAAAGAAGAACATTGGTTAGCAGCATTGAAGGTGGTTCGTTATCTCAAAGGCACACTCGGTCAAGGTATCATTCTTGACGCTTCATCATTGTTTCACTTGACCGGGTGGTGTGATTCAGATTGGGGGCTTGTCCTCTTACTCGACGTTCTCTCACTGGGTGGATAGTTCAACTTGGAGCTTCTCCGATATCTTGGAAAACCAAGAAACAAATTACAGTTTCATGTTCTTCCGCTGAGGCTGAATATCGCGCTATGGCAGCACTTACAAAGGAGTTGTTATGGTTAAAGTCGTTACTTAGAGAGTTTGGTGTGACGCATGATGGTCCGATGACATTGTTGTGCGATAGCAAGCCTGCCATTCATATTAGTTCTAATCCGGTGTTTCATGAGCGAACCAAACATATTGAGCTGGAGTGTCATTTCATTCGAGACGAGATAGTGAAGGGAGTTATCAAACCAAGACATGTGTCGACTAAGGATCAATTTGCCGATATTCTCACTAAAGCATTAGGGAGAAAGGAGTTTGATGCATTTCTCTTCAAGTTGGGTATTCGAAACTTACATACTCCAACTTTAGGGGAGGTATTACGATATAATATGTCAACATTACCATATATTCTTGTGTATATACGTTTTTTGGATATTTCCTATTCTGGAGTTCTTTTTCTCCACGGTTTAGGTTTAGTAACTGGCCAACTAGTTGTATATATACTTTGACATCGTCATCTTAATAAGACAAGTTGATATTCAGCAATTCATATCTTGTCACAAAGGAACCGGGCTGCTTAGGGCATtctgattttataaaataattttagttgtATGTAGGAcactataaaaatttatatgaagAATATGGgcataaatttgtatttgagCATAGGGCATTACaagtattttataaaagttaGACCGGCCCTTCCTGTGGGTTCAATTCCATACAAAAAGAGCAAATCAGTTTGTATGTATGACACAATGTTTATAGAGAAAGAAATAAGTCACAGTTACGGAATGGTACCCTTTCGAGTTTCGACATACGCTTTTTGCCAATCGCGCCAGCTCAGCTGCAAAACATTTTTctaatttgattttaaatttattgagaAACTCCGCAGATTAAACTTGAAGAATGCTAAAAAATTGGAGAAAAGGTTCCATggatgcaaaatttattttagaactATTTTGATTATATGAATGAATAAATTACAAtctttaatatctatattatattctttaaaaatcAGTTATTTGTGGAAACTCTTTTAGTCTAGCGGCTTGACCAGTGACTGACCTGTATTCTCACAAAACCGAGAAGCAGGATTTATAGCCTCCGATTTTAATCATTATTTAACATGTCTCAAATGATCTTACACACGTTCTTTTGCGTATTGTTATTACTTCTCATACACGTTTcttactcttttttctttttctttttctttttctttctaaaaagtCTATGAAATGGATCGTGAATGTTATAACTGTATTCATACTGAATTGACTAGAGAGCCTTACATATAGACATACTTTGGGCTTCATCCTTTACACAAATAGATACTTAGTGCATGAGGTGTACTTTATGCCTTAGGTGtaaattttatatgataaaaatacccctataaaattaaagaaaaatagtGACCAAAAAGAATATGGTTTTGTTGGCTTTAAATGTTAGTTACGctttttttgtaactaataTTAGGTAGGTTTATGGATGTTTGAGATTTACTAAACATTGTTGGATTAATAGTGAACGACTTTGATCTGAGTGTTGGGTTTTGTGGTCAGAAATGCGTGGTCAGGCGCAGATTTTGCCTATTTAGGATTGATGTGGTTAATAGGAACAGAGATTTCCGGCCAGGGTTATAGTGAAAGGTTGGTTGCTCTTTCGTGGTTAGGGGTTTCGTTGAGCTGGTGGTTATGGTTGGAAACCACATAGTCATAGTTTTCGTGGAGAGAAAGGATGGTTAGGGTATGTGTTCATATGATCAGAATCGGGGTTAGTATTCATATGGTCAGAGTTACAATCAGTGTTCATGTGGTCATGATTATTGTTCATGTGGTCAAAGTGTTTGTGTGTTCAGGGCTTTCTCAAAAACGGCGGGGAAAAAATTGCAGTGGTGGTTCTGCAAGTGCGGCGGCGGCCGCAAGAAGAGTTGTGGCAATGGCGATGAAAGAAGTTGCGGTGATGACGGTAATCGTGCAAAGAATTGAGATGATAGTGTTGTTTTGATAAATTCACGGATCTgagttagataaaaaaaaagaaaaggagaaaaaggaAAGAGGAGCCAATCaagaaagatgaaaaataaaaaatggaaaatggaaaaagaaagaaaaaaggaaaaaaaaatgatagattCTGTAATTTGAAAAAGAGATCTGATGTTTGACGAAGGAGATATGTGGGAGAGAAGAAatgcaaagaaaaaacaaaatagagaTGTGAAAGGCGATTGATTGAGTAACCAACTTTAACCCACGTTTCCAACCAACCAGTTAAAATTAAAAGGGCTCTTTAGGTATTTTGTCAAGAGAAAATATGTCACATGCTCAAAATATGTCTATATGTAAGTTGACAATGAAAAAGTACGTCTAGATGTAATTTTTTCAATCGAATAATGAATATTTATGAACATGTATGATACAATAAAGtctaaaaactatataaaacaaaacaaaaattacgaAAGAAACAAAGTGAACCAAAGAATCTTTTATAAGTTTCCAAAGGTTTTCAAATTATTTAGTTGTGCCCTGTGAATGAAGCAAAACATAGATTCTTTGTAAGAAAAACAGCAACCCAGCTTTACAACCTGCAAGAACAAGTATATAATTCCTTAACGAATCCCGAAAACCCAAACAGCCGTAAACAAGAAAAGCACCATCTaatcaaaaactatatataaatctaaGCTCTTAATTCATTCCACAATTAAGATCTTAACTTCAAATATCTTCCTCAAAAATTTTTTTACATAGTTCTGGATTTGTCTTGTCTACGGCGACACGAAGAAAATGGCGGAACAACGAATGCAACCAGTGGCTTCTTTGCTTCTACTCCTGAATTTCTGCATGTACGCCATTGTTCTCGGAATTGGAGCATGGTCCATGAACAAAGCTATCAGCCATGGCTTCCATATTggtatacaatatttttttgtactgTTTACAAGATAtacttttgttcaaaaaaaaagagaatactgtttcaaaacaaacaaaaaatactgtTTACAAGATATACTTTTGATGATTAAGCAataattctatttaaaaataaaatttacgatTTTTTGTCAGTAATTGTACACCACAacaaatctgaaaaataaaataaaaacttgaaatGTAACAATTTGGTAGTTAATCCAAGCTTGGTTCTGTGTTCCTGACGAACTGTGTGAATAATATTTATGTACTTCATCGATTTAGACTTTTAGTGTCTAGCTTTAAATATCAATAGTATGAATCCCTACCTCAAGTAAAGCAAGTTTCTAAATTTGCATGATAAAtgaatatgtaatttttttctgaaaagatgaatatgtaatctttcttaaatataaatctaaacCAATCTTTTGAAGAATATTTGATGATAGTTTGAACTAAGCATCTCAAGTTTCTTTTTCCAAAAATTAAAGGTGCGGATTACAGCCTTCCCGCTCATTTCTCGCCAATATATTTTCCGATGGGTAATGCGGCCACCGGATTCTTTGTGATGTTTTCCTTAATTGCCGGAGTTGCTGGAGCTGCCTCTGTTATCACCGGTGTCAGTCATATCCAGTCATCCACTACAGCGAGTCTTCCGGCAGCTGTCTCTGCTGCCACCATTGCTTGGTCGCTCACAGTTTTAGCCATGGGgtaaacataaatcaaaaaaaCACTTTTGACATAACATTCACTCATTTTATTTCCTACAATTCTGTACCTTTTAACACGCCAACGATAAAAAGCCAATcatagtttattaatttttctgTTTGTTGAATGTTCTTGTGCAGATTTGGCTGCAAGGAAATTGACCTTGGAATGAGAAATGCCCGTCTGGTAAGCAAATTGTCTTTGCTATAATAAtctgtataaatatatacacacacatatatatatatatatatatatatatatatatatatatttgttatttaaatatttttgacataaagtttagttattttaattaaatatcttttaCCAGAAGAGTAGTTACATAGATCATATTTATTGCAGGTCTCTTAGGTTGGGGGTttttagcgtaatataagatacggtctcttatcttttaactaaaaacactaagagacgtctcttaaataagagatataagagacgTCTATTAGTTtgtttagttaaaagttaataaaCCGTATTTTATATTACGATAAGAACTCCAGCCTAAGAGACCTggaataaacatgctcttacaCGAGGATaacaaaaaagtttatttaaataCTTAAGTAATTAAGTTTGTGaccaaaaaaaacttcaacTAACTAAAGAGCCTTAATTtcatttgaatttgtttttggcAGAGGACAATGGAGGCATTTCTAATAATTCTTTCGGCAACGCAACTTATATATATTGCTGCTATATATTTAACTCGAAAATAAATCCAGAGAAAAActgatttattttcttcttatttatttgtattgtaatttatattttcttatctaATTTGCTTATTTGAAGATGTGTATTTGTGTGGTTTGTATTATTTAT
This genomic stretch from Brassica napus cultivar Da-Ae chromosome C9, Da-Ae, whole genome shotgun sequence harbors:
- the LOC106416976 gene encoding membrane protein PM19L-like codes for the protein MAEQRMQPVASLLLLLNFCMYAIVLGIGAWSMNKAISHGFHIGADYSLPAHFSPIYFPMGNAATGFFVMFSLIAGVAGAASVITGVSHIQSSTTASLPAAVSAATIAWSLTVLAMGFGCKEIDLGMRNARLRTMEAFLIILSATQLIYIAAIYLTRK